The genomic DNA GTGTGCGGCGCCGCGGGACTTTCGCAGTTCTTCCCGGAGAAACGCGGCGGTGTATCCCTTGCCCGATTCCGCAACCTCTTCCGGTGTGCCCTCGACAACAATGTACCCGCCCTCATGTCCACCTTCGGGACCGAGATCGATGACCCAGTCGGCCGCCTTGATCACGTCGAGGTTGTGCTCGATGACGACCACGGTGTTGCCCTTGTCTACAAGCTTGCCGAGCACGTCGAGCAGCATGCGCACATCCTCGAAGTGCAGGCCGGTCGTGGGTTCGTCGAGTATGTACAGCGTGCTTCCCGTGCCGACTTTCGACAGCTCGGTCGAGAGTTTCACACGCTGCGCCTCTCCCCCCGAAAGGGTGGTGGCCTGCTGTCCGAGGCGGATGTATCCGAGCCCCACGTCGTGCAGCGTCTCGAGCTTGCGGCGCGCGCGCGGTATGTCGGCGAAAAATGCGAGGGCGTCTTCGACGGACATGTCGAGCACGTCGGCAATGGATTTGCCGTGGAAGTGAACTTCGAGAGTTTCACGGTTGTACCGTTTGCCCTTGCAGACCTCGCACAGCACGTACACGTCGGGCAGAAAGTTCATCTCGATTTTCCGCACACCGTCGCCGCCGCAGGCGTCACAGCGCCCGCCTTCCACGTTGAAGCTGAAGCGGCCCGCGGAATAGCCGCGGATCTTGGCCTCGGGCAGACTCGTGTACAGATCGCGGATGATGGTGAACAGCCCCGTGTACGTGGCCGGATTCGAACGCGGTGTGCGGCCGATCGGCGTCTGATCGATGTCGATCACCTTGTCGATGTGCTCGAGACCCTCGATCTGCCGATGCGACAGAACCGGGACGGCCGACTTGTAAAAGTGTCGCGCGAGCAGGGGATACAGCGTCTCGTTTATCAGTGTCGATTTCCCCGAGCCGCTGACTCCCGTCACACAGATGAAGGCGCCGAGCGGCAGCTTCAGCGACACGTCCTTCAGATTGTGGCCGCGTGCGCCGTGGAGGACGAGCTGTGTGCCGTGACCCGCGCGCCGCGTGGCGGGCACCGGTATGTCGCGCAGCAAACGCAGATAGTCGACGGTCAACGAATGCGGGGGTAGTGTCTCCGTCGCGGCCGGATCGGCGGCGGCTCCGGCTGCGGTGTTTTTCTTTCCCGCCGCGCGTCCTACACGGCGTGCAGTCGCATGAAGGAGCGTGTCCACCGTCCCCTCGGCCACCACACGTCCGCCGTATTCCCCGGCGCCCGGACCAAGGTCGATCACATGGTCGGCGTTCTCGATCATCTCGCGGTCGTGTTCCACAACGATCACGGAATTGCCGAGGTCGCGCAGCCGCTTGAGCGAATCGATGAGTTTGACGTTGTCGCGCTGATGCAAACCGATCGACGGCTCGTCGAGTATGTACAGGACTCCCGTGAGCTGTGTGCCGATTTGTGTCGCAAGCCGTATGCGCTGCGCCTCGCCGCCCGAGAGCGATCGCGCCGAGCGGTCGAGTGTGAGATAGTCGAGCCCGACGTTGTGCAGGAATTCGAGACGCGAGACGATCTCCTTCAGCACCTGCCGCGCGATTTCCTCCTGCCGCGGCGTGAGTGTCAGATCGGAAAAAAAGACCAGCGCATCCTTTACCGAGCGTCGTGTGATCTCGTGTATCGGCGCTCCTCCGAAACGCACGGCGAGTGATTCGCGCCGGAGCCGTCCCCCCTGGCAGCTTGCACACGCCACCGAGGTCATGAACGACTCGGCCCATTCGCGGATGCCGTTCGACGTGGTGTTGTCGTAGTAGTGTTTGAGACTCGGTATCACGCCGGCGATGGAGGCGTTGTACACCGACGAGCGTCCGTTGGGATGTGTGTACGAGATCTTGTGTTTTTCCTTCCCGCTCCCGTGCAGCAGCATCTCCATCGCCTCCGCCGAAACCTGCGAGAGCGGGGTGTCGAGGTCGAAGCCGAATTTCTGTGCCACGGCCTTCACCTGCGCCCACCACCAGGTGTTGCGCGGTTTGCCGAGCGGCGCGAGCCCTTCGTCGTTCAGAGATTTGCCGGTGTCGGGCAAGATGAGCGTGATGTCGAATTCGCGCCGTTCGCCGAGTCCGTCGCAGTCCGGGCAGGCGCCGTAGGGCGAGTTGAACGAGAACGAATTGGGCGCGGGTTCGTCGTAGCTCGAGCCGCACACGGGACACGCGTTTTTGCGGCTCATCAACACGTCTTCGCCGTTCACGTGTATGATCACGACGCCGTCGCCGAATTTCATGGCGATTTCGAGTGAATCGGTCACACGCGCGCGCGCCTCGGGATTGGCCACGAGACGGTCCACCACAATCTCCACGTTGTGGATTTTGTAGCGGTCGAGCTTCATGCCGTCCTCGATCTCGCGCACCTCGCCGTCGGTACGCACCTTCGTGAAGCCGTCCTTCGCGATCTGCTCGAACAGTTCGCGGTAGTGGCCCTTGCGACCGCGCACCACGGGGGCCAGGATCATGAGACGCGTGCCCTTCTCGAAGGCGAGGACGCGGTCCACCATCTGGTCCAGACTCTGCCGCTCCACGAGTGTGCCGTCGTTCGGGCAGTGCTGCACACCGGCCCGCGCGTAGAGCAGGCGCAGGTAGTCGTATATCTCCGTCACGGTTCCGACGGTCGAGCGCGGACTCCGGCTCACGGTCTTCTGTTCGATCGATATCGCCGGACTCAGCCCCTCGATGTTGTCGACGTCGGGCCGCTCCATCGTGCCCAGGAACTGCCGCGCGTATGGCGACAGGCACTCGACATAGCGCCGTTGGCCTTCGGCGTAAATCGTGTCGAAAGCGAGACTCGACTTCCCCGATCCCGACAGACCCGTGATCACCACGAGTTTGTCGCGGGGGATGTCGAGGTCGATGCCCTTCAGGTTATGCTCGCGCGCTCCGCGTATCTGTATGACGTCGGGTTCCATGCGTTCCATCGTGTCCAATCTTAAAAGATCAGAAAAACAGCGATGGGGAGCAAGGTCCTGAAGGGAGATGCATCTCGTCGGTGCGGGAGTTCCGGATCGTGGTGTTACATCCTCTGCAGCGGTAGCTTGCTGCGCAGCAAGGGAAGGTCATACAATCCGCTGTATGCGTAGCCGGCCGCATCGATACCGATGAACAGTGGAACCTCCGGAAAGCCCTTGCCGTCGTAATAATGGACCCACACACCGGGCGGCGTGACGTCGATCCACGTGGCACCGCCGTCCCGGGAGAATTCCACGAAGGGGCCGGTTGTATGGCGGAGACACACGGCGTTGTTCACCGCCACCATATCGTTCCCATGCGAGGATACCACCGGGCCGCGGTTCACCCAGCTCGCCCCATTGTCGTCGGAGCGATGCAGTTCATCACTCAGCACATAGATTTTTCCGTGTGTGCAGGTGACCGTGAGAATGCTCTTCGCTTCGAGTGCGGGAGGGCAGATCCAGCTCTGCCGCGAAGGATCCGAGATGTACAGGCCCGACGTCGTGCCGATGACGAGCCGCCCGGCGGTATCGGAGCGGATGACGGTCACTTTCTTCGTGGGCGTGATCACCTGTGGCGCGATCGGTGTCCACGAGGCCCCTCCGTCTGTGCTGCCGAAAAGGCCGTTCAGTGGTCTCGCGATGATCAATTCCCCGCCCGGCAGGCTATGAAACGCGGAAGCGTTCTCCTCTCCGAGACGTTTCCATGACCATGCGGCAGTATCCAGAACGTACACCCATGTAGACGATAAGGTTGCGGAGAAGACTGCCCCGCCGCTCGCCCCGGCCAATTTATCGATATAGATGTCTTTGGGCATCCCGCCTATGCGGGCTGACCAGTGTGTTCCTCCGTCCGTTGAGACGTAGGCACCCGATACGGTCGCGCAGACGAGACGGCTGTCTCCGGCGTCGTGAAAGACCAAAGGGCTGCTGCGCTCGGCGGACAGCCTCATCCAGAAGTCGTCCTCGTCCTCGTTGTCGCAACCCATGCTGCCAATGAGGCAGAGGAGACACAGCACGAGCACCGCACATGGAATGCAGTCTCGTCTCACGTCTCTCGTCTCACGTCTCACGTCTCACGTCTCTCGTCTCACGTCTCACGTCTCTCGTCTCACGTCTCACGTCTCTCGTCTCCCTCCAGCCCTACGGCAGCGTCTCGTTGAGCACCTTCTCCGCCTGAGCGGTGCGGAAGGCGCGGAGTTTTTCGCGCAGGTCGGGACGTTTGTTGGCGAGTATCGCGACGGCGAGCAGCGCGGCGTTCGACGCACCGGCCTTGCCGATGGCGAGTGTGCCGACCGGGATGCCCGCCGGCATCTGCACGGTGGAGAGCAGCGAGTCGAGTCCGTTGAGCACGCTGGCCATGGGCACGCCGAGCACGGGCAGTGTGGTGTGCGCCGCGACCACGCCGGCCAGGTGCGCGGCCCCGCCGGCGGCGGCGATCATCACCTCGACGCCGCGTCCTTCGGCATGTGTGACAAGCTGTGTCACCTGCGCGGGCGTGCGGTGCGCCGACAACACCTTGCACTCGTGGGGCACGCCGAATTGGTTCAACATGTCACTCGTATTCTTCATAATTTCCCAATCCGATTTGCTTCCCATAAGCACGATGACAAGGGGCGTCGTGTCCGGCATAGTGTAACCTCTGAGATTCTGGTTCGTAGAATAGCTGATTATTGGTACACGCGGAATGATAGTGTGCGCAAGAACGAGCGGCTGTCTGGCCGCTTCTTTGTGAAAGTACCACACCGGGGCCGACGGGCCAAGTCCGCGCCTTCTCCGCCGAACGACCGCTTTTCCGTCAGGGAATCTCCACATGAAACAGCACATGAAAAAAACACCCATTCGTATTGTATTCGCTCTATGCCTGCTCGCCCTGGCGGCTGCGCGCCTCGATGCCGGAACACCGGAAACCCTCGGCGGCGGCGTGTCGGGCTTTGTGACGGACAAGGAGACCGGCGAAACCCTCGTCGGTGCGACGGTGCGCCTGAAAGGCACGTCACTCGGCACTGTGACAAACAAAAGCGGCTTCTACGCGATTGCAGGACTCGGCGCGGGCACCTACACCATGGTTGTCAGTTTTGTGGGATATCAGAAGCAGGAAATGGTGGTGACGCTGGGTGACGCCGAATCGAAAAAGATCAATGTGATACTCCTGCCTGAAGCCCTGCGCGGCAAGGAAGTGGTGGTGGTGGGAAACCGCTTCGAGACCGACAGGCAGATAACCGTCAGCCATGTCAACATTCCTGCGGCGCAGATACAGCAGATCCGCATCGGCGGTGAAGCCGACGTGTTCCGCTCCATCCAATATCTGCCCGGCGTGCTTGCATCGTCGCAGATTTCGAGCGGCCTGTATATACGCGGCGGCTCGCCCGATCAGACGCTTGTCCTGCTCGACGGGTCCACCGTCTACAATCCCTCGCACCTCTTCGGTTTCTTCTCCACCTTCAATACCGATGCGATAAAGGACGTCGATCTCATCAAGGGCGGGTACCCGGCGGAGTACGGCGGCCGTCTTTCGGCGGTGCTGGATCTTGTACAGAAGGACGGCAATCAGAACCAGATCGAAGGACTCGCGTCGGTCGGACTCATCTCGTCGAAGCTCTCCATGCAGGGGCCGGTCGGAAACGGGTCGTGGTTCATCGGAGGCCGGCGCACCTACATCGATGCACTGACGAGTATGCTCGAATCGGCCGAGGATCCGCTTCCGGACTATTACTTCTACGATGCGAACGCAAAGATCTCGCAGAGTCTGGGCTCGTCCGACAAGGTGTTCCTGAGCGGTTTCGCGGGGAAGGACCAGCTCGACATCGACAACAATTCGGGATTCAACGGCAGCATGGGCATACGCAACACCGCCGCCGCCTCGCGCTGGACACACGTCTTCGGCGAGAATCTTTTCTCGGTGCTGAACCTCAGTTGGAGCGAATACTCGAACAGTTTCCGCACAGCGTCTGCCGGGTGGGAGACCCGCGTCGAAAACGGCATCGAGGACTACACGCTCAAGGGCAACCTCGAGTGGTTCGTCACTCCCTCGTTCACGCTGAAGTCGGGTTTCGAAGGCACACACTACCTCTTCACCTACCTGCAGAACTTCACCGGCAACGCCGACTCGGCCATCGCCGAAGGCACGCGTGAAACCGGGCGCATGAATCTTCGCGCCGACGACAACACACTTGCCGCCTACGTGCAGGGCAACATGCACCTCACGGATCTGCTCTCGGTGCAGTTCGGCCTGCGCGGCAACTGGTACGAGCTGCGCGACATCGTCAAACTCGATCCGCGCTTCTCCCTGCGCTGGCAGGCCCAGTACAACCTTGCGCTGAAGGCCTCGTGGGGCATGTACCATCAGTACTTCCGTCTCGCGTCCCTGCCCGACTTCAGCTTCTTCGACACCTGGCTGCCCACCGATTCCACCGTCAATCCGTCTCACGCGGTACACTACGTTCTGGGCGTGGAAAGTCAGCCCGTCGAGGGATACGATCTGAACATCGATCTGTACTACAAGACGATGCATCACCTGAGCGAGCTGAACATGTTCGCGACCACGGGCCGCGATGTGGCCGACTTCTTCTATGACGGGCGCGGCGAGGCCTTCGGCATCGAGCTGTTTCTGCAGAAAAAAATAGGACGGCTGACAGGTTGGGCGGGATACGCGCTCGGCTTCATGAACCGGCAATTCGATCGTATCAATCGCGGCGCGTGGTTCCGTCCGCGCTGGGACCGGCGGCACGACGTCAAAATCGTGGCCATGTACCAGATCGACGAGTCGTGGGATGTCGGCGCGACGTTTACGTTCCAATCCGGCCAGTCGTACACCGGCATGACCTCGCGTGTGCAAAGCTCCATCCCCGGCGACGATATCAGTGTCGGTGTGACGATGCCGGCCGACAGATACGGTCTGCGTCTCCCGCCCTCGCATCAGCTCAATATCAACGTGAACTACAACACCACGGTGTTCGGTCTCCCCGCAAAAATTCTGCTCGACATCTACAACGTGTATTCGCGGCGCGATATCTGGTTCCGGTACTACAACACCGACGGCGACGTCACCACCGTCGAGGACGTGCGTCTGTTGCCGATACTCCCGAGTCTTGCCATCGAAGTGAAGTTCTGAGGCCGCCATGCAATCATACACATACTCCACAACCCCGTTCCTCTCCGTGCCGCTGTTACTGAAACGCGCCGCCGTCGTCTTTTCCGCCCTCGTGCTTCTTTTTGTCGCAAGCGCCTGCGAAGACACACCGCCCAGCGCCTATGTGCCCGTGCCGTATGTCGAGGCGTATCTGTTTGTCGACGCGCCTATCGAGGGTGTCACCGTGCTGATGTCGCAGTCGTTGGGCGCCCCGTACAATCACGCATCCGCGGTGGTGCGTGATGCGCAGATCACCGTCGCGGCCGACGGAATCGACTACCCGCTCGTGTTTCGCGAAACGTCCGACGGGGGCGCGTACGCCTTTCCCGACACGAGTGTGAAGGTGAAGCCTGGCACCACGTACACACTCACTGTGCGGCTGAAGGACGGGGCGGTGTGTACGGGCGAAACTGTCACGCCGCAGCGCATCGGGTGGACGCGATTCCCGTACTCGACACTGCAGTATCCGAGCGATACCACCAAACTGCCGTCACCCGATTCGCTGCGCATCGCCTGGTCCGCGGGCAGCAACGCGGAGTTCCTGATCCGCGTGCGCTGTCTCGACACGCTCGCCTACGGCGCGCTGCTGCAGCCCCCGACCGGCGAGGAAAACAGCCGCACCAACAACCTCGACGATTTCGAGACGCCCGAGACGCCCACGTTTTACGGCACCGCGCGCTGGGGCTACCTGCAGGCCACCTCGGCGCCGACGGTGTGGAATGTGTTCAAATGGCACGGACGTAATGAGGTGGCTATCATCGCGCCCGACAAACATTTTCTGAACTGGTTCAAACTCACACGTTTCAGCGGCGCGCCGCAGTACAACGAGGAGTTCTCGAACATCCGCGGCGGTACCGGTGTGTTCGGGTCCGCCGCAAGCGCGACGCGCGAAGTGTTTCTGTTCAAGCGGCAGAAGTAAAGGACCAGCAGGTCCGATACTCAGCGCGCAAGCACAAGCATCGACGTGTGTACGCCGCCGCCGGTGCTGAGCACGAGGCGGTACACGCCGTTTGGTTCGTCGCCCGCGATGAAGCTGCGCGTATGATAACCGGCCGCCAGCACCGCGTCTTCCAGGCGCCGCACGAGGCGGCCGTTTGCATCGTACACGTCGAGAGTCACCGCGTCCGCGCGCGGGATCGAGAACACGATCTCGGTCTTTGTGGTGAACGGATTCGGGAATGTGGAGTGCAGGACCACGGAGGCCGGCACACGGAAGGCGACCGTGACGACGGGGCTGTAGTCGAAGGAGCCGTCGCGGTCCACTACCCGGAGCCGGTACTGCACCGCTTCCGTTTCGGGTGGTGCCGCGTCGGTGAAGGAATACGAGCCGGGTCTGTCGCTGCTGCCGCGCGCGTCCACGGATCCCACCTCGTCCCAGGCCGTCAGACCCGGCGCCGCGCGGCGTTCGACCACAAAGCGGAAGCTGTTTAATTCCGACACCGTGGTCCAGCGCAGCATCACGCCGCGCGACACACGCTCGGCGGTGAAGTCCGCCATTTCGACGGGCAGCGGCGACGAGGGATCCCCGACCGCGAAGGGGCCGAACGACGAGACACTCGTGGCGCTGCGTGTGTACGGATTTGAACCGCCGGCCGCCGCATACGTGGTGATGGCCGACCAGGAGCCGCTGTAGCGCGTAATCGCCGAACTGCTTCGTGTGAACAGCGGCGTTTCGTTGATGCCGTTCCACTGCAGGAGGACGGTGGCTGTTGATCCGCCCGCGGCCGCCTCCGCGATATGCCAGGTCTTGCCGACGATGTGTGTGGTGAAGGGACTGCCGCTCGTTCCCGCACTGAGCACACCGTCCGACACACGCACGCGGAACTCGTCGGCGGTGCCGGAATTGGTGATGGTCACAGGCGAATAGCGTGCGGCACTGTCGCCCACCGGGAAGAGTATGGCGCCCGTGCGGCCGCCGGATCCGATGCCCGCCTGCCGCAATTCACCGCTGCCGTCGGTGACGATAAACGCCGAGGAACTTCCTCCGGAAATGCTGCCGGTTGCCGCGATGGACAGGTTGTTCGAACCCAGGACGATTGTACCGTTCACGAGATTCAGCACGTTGTCCACGGTCACCGCCCCCGCGAGTGATGTCGACGTTGCGTTGTCGTAGGACAGGCGGTCGAGTGTCAGGGCGGGGATGGACGCGGGCGGCGTGGTGGAGGACGGAATAAACACCGTGTCGCCGGCCGTCGGAACGGCACAGGGCGCGTCCCAGTTGCCCGCGGTACTCCAGGCCGTCGAAACGGCACCGGTCCACGTCAGCGTGGTAGGATTGGTGGGATGTGTGGTGAGCACCATTGCGTCGGAGCTGAAGCAGCCGTTTGTATCCGTGACTGTCACGGTGTACGTGGTGGTCGACGACGGCGAGGCCTTCGGATACGAGACGACGGAACGGCTCAGGCCCGCGCTGGGCGACCACTCGTACATCTTCGGTTGCCAGATGAATTTTGCGATGGGCCTGTACGGTGTAATTGATGCGGCCGATGCGCCGCAGCCCCCGGTTCCTCCCACAAAAGTGGAACGATACGACGACAGCGTGAAGGGTAGATTCACATGCACGAGATACGCGCTGGCCGAGGGTGTGCCGGAATTGTTGAAGCAGGTCTCGAGAATCAGATTGCTTGTGCCGTCCCACAGAAACGGCGTGTCGAAGTACAGCGTGTCCCAGCGCGCGAGAGGTGTGTACGAGGTCATGGACAGCACGGGAGTCATCCCCGAACGGAATCCCGTGCTCAGCGATGTGTCCGTGGTGTTTTTCATCGAGACGGAGAACGACGACATCGCCTTGGTGCCGCTGGTCGATGACACCTGCAGCGCCACCGCGGTGATGTACCCCTTCTTCACGCCCGCCGCGCTGAGTTCGGATTTCATGTAGAGCATCTGCGTACGCTCGTCCTCGACGGTCGTGTTGTACGGGATGGAGGAACTGACGCCGATGCTGGTGCCTACCGTGGAAATCGAGTCGGTCGTTGCCGTGCCGATACGCACCGAATCGCCGATGCAGATGTCCTTGTCCGCCCCCGCTGACGCTGTCGGGGCGCTGCTCACAGTGACGGTCAGCGTGTCGTTCTGCGTGAGGCAGGTTCCGTTTGTGACAGAGACATAGTACGATGTGGTACTCGCGGGGGAGACCGTCTTTGTTGCAAGCGTGTCGCCCGCCCCCGTGCTCCACAGATACGTGATGCCGCCGTAGGCGCGAAGGTCCACCGATCCGCCCGTGCAGATCGTGGTATCGCGGCCGGCATTTGCCCGGATCTGCGTCATGCGCGGATACGTGCAGACGTCGGCGGTCATGCTGCGCCGCAGCACCGCGTTTGCGGCGGCGGTGTCGTTGCTCGCCAGGGTGCGCTTCGTGGCGCCCGCGCCGATCGAGTAGTGCATCACCACGCTCGAGTTGATGACGTGCGCGAGTTGATGTCCGTGGCCGAGTTCGTGCAGGGCGACGGACTCGAAATCGTACTGCGAGCCGCCGGGTGCTCCCGTTGCATAGTACCAACTCGTTCCGCTGTCGAACACGATGTCGAGTTCCGTCACATACGCGGCGGAATCGCTGCCGCATTTCACGAGGGACCAGTAGGAGGAACAACGGCCAAGCACCCCGGAGGGCAGTTCGGTGCCGACATCAAAACGGATGACGTTGATGCCGTCGTAGGCGATGCTGTCGGCGCCGGTTGTCGGACCGATATCCCAGTTTATTCCGCCCGATACGTTTGTGCCGCAGCGCCAGGTTTTGAATGCGCGGAGAAAGGCGTCCTGCGCTGACGTGAAACCTTTGAACGCCGGGGTCATCTGCCAGGTCAACCCGCCGTTCGGATTGTCGGTGATGAAGCGTGTCGGATGCGAATTGCCCGTAAAGGTCGCCGCGAGCAGGGCGTATGGAACGGTCAGCGTGGCCGCGCTGGTTACCGAATCCGGATCGCTGTTGAAGACACGAATCGTACCCGTGCCCGCCTTGCTCGGCACTTCCACCGTGATCGACGTCGCGCTCCACGAGGTGTATTGCGCGGACGCGGCGCTGATGTATGTCGTGCCGCCGTCGTCGGCGTTTTTGAATCGCACCGTGCCGGATCCGCG from Ignavibacteriota bacterium includes the following:
- the uvrA gene encoding excinuclease ABC subunit UvrA yields the protein MEPDVIQIRGAREHNLKGIDLDIPRDKLVVITGLSGSGKSSLAFDTIYAEGQRRYVECLSPYARQFLGTMERPDVDNIEGLSPAISIEQKTVSRSPRSTVGTVTEIYDYLRLLYARAGVQHCPNDGTLVERQSLDQMVDRVLAFEKGTRLMILAPVVRGRKGHYRELFEQIAKDGFTKVRTDGEVREIEDGMKLDRYKIHNVEIVVDRLVANPEARARVTDSLEIAMKFGDGVVIIHVNGEDVLMSRKNACPVCGSSYDEPAPNSFSFNSPYGACPDCDGLGERREFDITLILPDTGKSLNDEGLAPLGKPRNTWWWAQVKAVAQKFGFDLDTPLSQVSAEAMEMLLHGSGKEKHKISYTHPNGRSSVYNASIAGVIPSLKHYYDNTTSNGIREWAESFMTSVACASCQGGRLRRESLAVRFGGAPIHEITRRSVKDALVFFSDLTLTPRQEEIARQVLKEIVSRLEFLHNVGLDYLTLDRSARSLSGGEAQRIRLATQIGTQLTGVLYILDEPSIGLHQRDNVKLIDSLKRLRDLGNSVIVVEHDREMIENADHVIDLGPGAGEYGGRVVAEGTVDTLLHATARRVGRAAGKKNTAAGAAADPAATETLPPHSLTVDYLRLLRDIPVPATRRAGHGTQLVLHGARGHNLKDVSLKLPLGAFICVTGVSGSGKSTLINETLYPLLARHFYKSAVPVLSHRQIEGLEHIDKVIDIDQTPIGRTPRSNPATYTGLFTIIRDLYTSLPEAKIRGYSAGRFSFNVEGGRCDACGGDGVRKIEMNFLPDVYVLCEVCKGKRYNRETLEVHFHGKSIADVLDMSVEDALAFFADIPRARRKLETLHDVGLGYIRLGQQATTLSGGEAQRVKLSTELSKVGTGSTLYILDEPTTGLHFEDVRMLLDVLGKLVDKGNTVVVIEHNLDVIKAADWVIDLGPEGGHEGGYIVVEGTPEEVAESGKGYTAAFLREELRKSRGAAHGS
- the purE gene encoding 5-(carboxyamino)imidazole ribonucleotide mutase, encoding MPDTTPLVIVLMGSKSDWEIMKNTSDMLNQFGVPHECKVLSAHRTPAQVTQLVTHAEGRGVEVMIAAAGGAAHLAGVVAAHTTLPVLGVPMASVLNGLDSLLSTVQMPAGIPVGTLAIGKAGASNAALLAVAILANKRPDLREKLRAFRTAQAEKVLNETLP
- a CDS encoding TonB-dependent receptor, whose product is MKQHMKKTPIRIVFALCLLALAAARLDAGTPETLGGGVSGFVTDKETGETLVGATVRLKGTSLGTVTNKSGFYAIAGLGAGTYTMVVSFVGYQKQEMVVTLGDAESKKINVILLPEALRGKEVVVVGNRFETDRQITVSHVNIPAAQIQQIRIGGEADVFRSIQYLPGVLASSQISSGLYIRGGSPDQTLVLLDGSTVYNPSHLFGFFSTFNTDAIKDVDLIKGGYPAEYGGRLSAVLDLVQKDGNQNQIEGLASVGLISSKLSMQGPVGNGSWFIGGRRTYIDALTSMLESAEDPLPDYYFYDANAKISQSLGSSDKVFLSGFAGKDQLDIDNNSGFNGSMGIRNTAAASRWTHVFGENLFSVLNLSWSEYSNSFRTASAGWETRVENGIEDYTLKGNLEWFVTPSFTLKSGFEGTHYLFTYLQNFTGNADSAIAEGTRETGRMNLRADDNTLAAYVQGNMHLTDLLSVQFGLRGNWYELRDIVKLDPRFSLRWQAQYNLALKASWGMYHQYFRLASLPDFSFFDTWLPTDSTVNPSHAVHYVLGVESQPVEGYDLNIDLYYKTMHHLSELNMFATTGRDVADFFYDGRGEAFGIELFLQKKIGRLTGWAGYALGFMNRQFDRINRGAWFRPRWDRRHDVKIVAMYQIDESWDVGATFTFQSGQSYTGMTSRVQSSIPGDDISVGVTMPADRYGLRLPPSHQLNINVNYNTTVFGLPAKILLDIYNVYSRRDIWFRYYNTDGDVTTVEDVRLLPILPSLAIEVKF
- a CDS encoding DUF4249 family protein — protein: MQSYTYSTTPFLSVPLLLKRAAVVFSALVLLFVASACEDTPPSAYVPVPYVEAYLFVDAPIEGVTVLMSQSLGAPYNHASAVVRDAQITVAADGIDYPLVFRETSDGGAYAFPDTSVKVKPGTTYTLTVRLKDGAVCTGETVTPQRIGWTRFPYSTLQYPSDTTKLPSPDSLRIAWSAGSNAEFLIRVRCLDTLAYGALLQPPTGEENSRTNNLDDFETPETPTFYGTARWGYLQATSAPTVWNVFKWHGRNEVAIIAPDKHFLNWFKLTRFSGAPQYNEEFSNIRGGTGVFGSAASATREVFLFKRQK
- a CDS encoding T9SS type A sorting domain-containing protein, which translates into the protein MRRRIQTCFTITALLLLAAAVGHAQLRPVTLEEKVTKSAMIVEGRITAQSSYWDAARARIYTSNLLQVSTVFRGGFTGTEMEIITEGGTVGDVHMHLTETLELEPGDAGLFFCEPSRIPGILATNSGRSMMVYASLQGFVRYDRDGSAGGPFMSYASYSTDLRNAVTRLTGETPRVIAPLVLNFGQTNPKQKALLATPTISSFTPANRSAGQDSTITITGTNYNASRGSGTVRFKNADDGGTTYISAASAQYTSWSATSITVEVPSKAGTGTIRVFNSDPDSVTSAATLTVPYALLAATFTGNSHPTRFITDNPNGGLTWQMTPAFKGFTSAQDAFLRAFKTWRCGTNVSGGINWDIGPTTGADSIAYDGINVIRFDVGTELPSGVLGRCSSYWSLVKCGSDSAAYVTELDIVFDSGTSWYYATGAPGGSQYDFESVALHELGHGHQLAHVINSSVVMHYSIGAGATKRTLASNDTAAANAVLRRSMTADVCTYPRMTQIRANAGRDTTICTGGSVDLRAYGGITYLWSTGAGDTLATKTVSPASTTSYYVSVTNGTCLTQNDTLTVTVSSAPTASAGADKDICIGDSVRIGTATTDSISTVGTSIGVSSSIPYNTTVEDERTQMLYMKSELSAAGVKKGYITAVALQVSSTSGTKAMSSFSVSMKNTTDTSLSTGFRSGMTPVLSMTSYTPLARWDTLYFDTPFLWDGTSNLILETCFNNSGTPSASAYLVHVNLPFTLSSYRSTFVGGTGGCGASAASITPYRPIAKFIWQPKMYEWSPSAGLSRSVVSYPKASPSSTTTYTVTVTDTNGCFSSDAMVLTTHPTNPTTLTWTGAVSTAWSTAGNWDAPCAVPTAGDTVFIPSSTTPPASIPALTLDRLSYDNATSTSLAGAVTVDNVLNLVNGTIVLGSNNLSIAATGSISGGSSSAFIVTDGSGELRQAGIGSGGRTGAILFPVGDSAARYSPVTITNSGTADEFRVRVSDGVLSAGTSGSPFTTHIVGKTWHIAEAAAGGSTATVLLQWNGINETPLFTRSSSAITRYSGSWSAITTYAAAGGSNPYTRSATSVSSFGPFAVGDPSSPLPVEMADFTAERVSRGVMLRWTTVSELNSFRFVVERRAAPGLTAWDEVGSVDARGSSDRPGSYSFTDAAPPETEAVQYRLRVVDRDGSFDYSPVVTVAFRVPASVVLHSTFPNPFTTKTEIVFSIPRADAVTLDVYDANGRLVRRLEDAVLAAGYHTRSFIAGDEPNGVYRLVLSTGGGVHTSMLVLAR